A stretch of the Cucumis sativus cultivar 9930 unplaced genomic scaffold, Cucumber_9930_V3 scaffold91, whole genome shotgun sequence genome encodes the following:
- the LOC101205256 gene encoding 40S ribosomal protein S5: protein MAVEVDVVNQELIQPHHDVKLFNRWTFDDVQVNDISLVDYVGVAPAKHATYVPHTAGRYSVKRFRKAQCPIIERLTNSLMMHGRNNGKKLMAVRIIKHAMEIIHLLTDLNPIQVIVDAVVNSGPREDATRIGSAGVVRRQAVDISPLRRVNQAIYLLTTGAREAAFRNIKTIAECLADELINAAKGSSNSYAIKKKDEIERVAKANR, encoded by the coding sequence ATGGCTGTTGAAGTTGATGTGGTTAACCAGGAACTGATCCAGCCTCATCACGATGTGAAGCTGTTCAACCGGTGGACCTTTGACGATGTCCAAGTGAATGACATCTCTCTGGTTGATTACGTTGGTGTTGCACCTGCCAAGCATGCCACCTATGTCCCCCACACTGCCGGGAGGTACTCTGTCAAGCGCTTTCGAAAAGCTCAGTGCCCAATTATTGAGAGGCTCACAAATTCTCTGATGATGCATGGAAGAAACAACGGGAAGAAACTCATGGCTGTCAGGATTATTAAGCATGCAATGGAGATTATTCATCTTCTGACCGATCTCAACCCAATTCAAGTCATTGTCGATGCGGTTGTTAACAGTGGACCACGTGAAGATGCCACTCGAATTGGCTCAGCTGGTGTTGTTAGGCGTCAAGCTGTGGATATATCCCCTTTGCGACGTGTTAATCAGGCAATCTATCTTCTTACAACAGGTGCTCGTGAGGCCGCTTTCAGAAACATCAAAACAATTGCAGAATGCTTGGCGGATGAACTTATTAATGCAGCAAAGGGATCATCCAACAGTTATGCAATCAAGAAAAAGGATGAGATTGAAAGAGTTGCTAAGGCAAATCGTTGA